DNA sequence from the Rhodoligotrophos appendicifer genome:
GCGCACGGTGATGGCCTTCGCCTCAATCATCTCAGAGATCCAGCAGGGAGCGGCGGCGCAACAGCAGCCAGAGGAAGAAGGGCGCACCAATCAAGGCGGTGATGATGCCGATGGGCAATTCCGCGGGGGCCACGACGACGCGGCTGGCCATGTCGGCGGCGATCAAGAGAATCCCGCCCAGCAGCGCGCTGGCGATCATGAGGCTGCGATGACGCGGGCCAATCGCCAGCCGCAGAAGATGCGGCACCACGATGCCGATGAAGCCGATGGGACCGGCGGCCGCGACCGCCGCGCCGACGCCCAGGGCCACCACCAGGATGGCCACGCGCTTGACGATCTGGACCTCGACGCCGAGATGACCCGCCTCCGCCTCGCCCAGGAGCAAGGCGTCCAACCGGTCCGCCAGATAGGGGATCGCCGCCAAGGAGGCGGCCACGAAGGGTGCGGCGATCGCCACCTTGCTCATGGTCGCGCCACCGAGACTGCCCAGGCTCCAGAAGGTCAGGTCGCGCAGTTGCTGATCATCGCTGCGGAACAGCAGGAAGCCGGTCAGGGCGCCCGCTAGGGCTGCGATGGCGATGCCCGCCAGCAGCATGGTGGCGACCGAGGTGCGGCCTGCCCGGGTCGCGATGCGATAGAGCAGGATGGTGGTGACGAGAGCCCCGAGAAAGGCCGCCACCGGCAGGAAGAAGGCACCGAAGCGCTCGCCAAGGCCGGGGGCGAAGATGGGGACGCCGATCAGAACGATGACGGCGGCCAGACCGGCCCCGGAAGAGACGCCGATCAGACCGGGATCAGCGAGGGGATTTCGGAACAGACCCTGGAGAATGACTCCAGACACGGCCAGGGTTCCGCCGACGAGAAAACCCAGCAAGGTTCTGGGCAGCCTGATGTCCAGGATGATGACGTCGCGACGAATGGCCTCGGCAGCCGTCTGGTCTCCCCCGAGGGCCAGAAGGGCGTTCAGAGCGGCGCCCGGGGAGAAGCCGGTGGCACCAACGCTCAAGGAGAGCATGCCGACAATAACGGATGCGACGGCCAAGAGAGCGATGACCCGGCGCGCCACGTGGCGGCGGTCGCCCGCGTCCCGGCTGCGCCCAACGTCGTTGCTTTGTTCCATGACCGCCATCGTCGTGTCCGAGCGCTACTCAGTCCAGGCTCGGGGCGGCAGCGGCTCGATCTTGGCCTCGGGATGCAGC
Encoded proteins:
- a CDS encoding FecCD family ABC transporter permease, producing MEQSNDVGRSRDAGDRRHVARRVIALLAVASVIVGMLSLSVGATGFSPGAALNALLALGGDQTAAEAIRRDVIILDIRLPRTLLGFLVGGTLAVSGVILQGLFRNPLADPGLIGVSSGAGLAAVIVLIGVPIFAPGLGERFGAFFLPVAAFLGALVTTILLYRIATRAGRTSVATMLLAGIAIAALAGALTGFLLFRSDDQQLRDLTFWSLGSLGGATMSKVAIAAPFVAASLAAIPYLADRLDALLLGEAEAGHLGVEVQIVKRVAILVVALGVGAAVAAAGPIGFIGIVVPHLLRLAIGPRHRSLMIASALLGGILLIAADMASRVVVAPAELPIGIITALIGAPFFLWLLLRRRSLLDL